A single Streptomyces mirabilis DNA region contains:
- the iolD gene encoding 3D-(3,5/4)-trihydroxycyclohexane-1,2-dione acylhydrolase (decyclizing) yields MTSTTRLTVAQALVRFLAAQYTERDGERRRLIGATWGIFGHGNVAGLGQALIEYADEMPYHQGRNEQSMVHAAVGFARQSNRLSAHAVTTSIGPGATNLVTGAALATINHLPVLLLPGDIFATRPADPVLQQLEVPYAGDVSVNDCLRPVSKYFDRVTRPEALIPAALQAMRVLTDPVETGAVTLALPQDVQAEAYDWPEEFFQERTWTVRRPAADASELAAAVTAIREARRPLIVAGGGVHHSRAEDVLAELAAATRIPVASTQAGKGSLKWDHPQDVGGVGHTGTATADELARTADLVIGVGTRYTDFTTASGTLFTASNVRFLNLNIAPYDGHKLSGIPLIADARAGLEALTEALLLHEHRVEPAYATEYTDDKERWEYRVDAAYEAEDIDIRPTQPQVLGVLDEVVTEDDILINAAGSLPGDLHKLWRARSRDQYHVEYGYSCMGYEIPAAIGVRMAAPDRPVWALVGDGTYLMMPTEIVTAVQEGVAIKVLILQNHGYASIGGLSESVGGERYGTAYRYRSEDGAYTGAPLPVDLAANAASLGMRVLRAKTVRDLRAALAEARAADTPTCVYVETETADTVSGAPPAQAWWDVPVAETATRSSAVKAREEYDRHVAARRRHL; encoded by the coding sequence ATGACCTCAACGACGAGGCTGACGGTCGCGCAGGCGCTGGTGCGCTTCCTGGCCGCCCAGTACACGGAGCGGGACGGCGAGCGGCGGCGGCTGATCGGCGCGACCTGGGGCATTTTCGGTCACGGCAACGTCGCCGGACTCGGCCAGGCGCTGATCGAGTACGCCGACGAGATGCCCTACCACCAGGGCCGTAACGAGCAGTCGATGGTGCACGCGGCGGTCGGCTTCGCCCGCCAGTCCAACCGGCTGTCGGCGCACGCCGTGACCACCTCCATCGGACCCGGCGCCACCAACCTCGTCACCGGCGCCGCGCTCGCGACGATCAACCACCTCCCGGTGCTCCTGCTGCCCGGCGACATCTTCGCGACCCGCCCCGCCGACCCGGTCCTCCAGCAGCTCGAAGTCCCCTACGCGGGAGATGTGTCGGTCAACGACTGTCTGCGCCCGGTGTCGAAGTACTTCGACCGCGTCACCCGGCCCGAGGCGCTGATCCCGGCCGCCCTGCAGGCCATGCGCGTGCTCACCGACCCGGTCGAGACCGGTGCCGTCACGCTCGCGCTGCCGCAGGACGTGCAGGCGGAGGCGTACGACTGGCCGGAGGAGTTCTTCCAGGAGCGGACCTGGACCGTGCGCCGTCCGGCGGCCGACGCCTCCGAGCTGGCCGCCGCCGTCACGGCGATCCGTGAGGCCCGGCGCCCGCTGATCGTCGCGGGCGGCGGGGTCCACCACAGCCGTGCCGAGGACGTGCTCGCCGAACTCGCCGCCGCCACCCGCATCCCCGTCGCCTCCACTCAGGCGGGCAAGGGATCACTGAAGTGGGACCACCCGCAGGACGTCGGCGGCGTCGGCCACACCGGTACGGCGACCGCGGACGAGCTCGCCCGTACCGCCGACCTGGTGATCGGCGTCGGCACCCGCTACACCGACTTCACCACCGCCTCCGGCACCCTCTTCACCGCCTCGAACGTCCGCTTCCTGAACCTCAACATCGCGCCGTACGACGGTCACAAGCTGTCGGGGATCCCGCTGATCGCGGACGCGCGGGCCGGCCTTGAAGCGCTCACCGAGGCGCTGCTGCTGCACGAGCACCGCGTCGAGCCCGCGTACGCCACCGAGTACACGGACGACAAGGAGCGCTGGGAGTACCGCGTCGACGCGGCGTACGAGGCCGAGGACATCGACATCCGGCCCACCCAGCCGCAGGTCCTCGGCGTCCTCGACGAGGTCGTCACCGAGGACGACATCCTGATCAACGCGGCCGGATCGCTCCCCGGTGACCTGCACAAACTGTGGCGGGCCCGGTCGCGCGACCAGTACCACGTCGAGTACGGCTACTCGTGCATGGGCTACGAGATCCCGGCCGCGATCGGTGTCCGGATGGCGGCCCCCGATCGGCCCGTGTGGGCGCTGGTCGGCGACGGCACCTACCTGATGATGCCGACCGAGATCGTCACCGCCGTGCAGGAGGGCGTCGCGATCAAGGTCCTCATACTCCAGAACCACGGATACGCCTCCATCGGCGGCCTCTCCGAGTCCGTGGGCGGCGAGCGGTACGGCACCGCGTACCGCTACCGCTCCGAGGACGGCGCGTACACGGGGGCGCCGCTGCCCGTCGACCTCGCCGCCAACGCGGCCAGCCTCGGCATGCGGGTGCTGCGTGCGAAGACCGTCCGTGACCTGCGGGCGGCCCTTGCCGAGGCGCGCGCCGCGGACACTCCCACATGTGTCTACGTGGAGACCGAAACGGCAGACACAGTGTCGGGCGCGCCCCCGGCCCAAGCCTGGTGGGATGTACCTGTGGCCGAGACCGCGACCCGATCGTCGGCGGTCAAGGCACGTGAGGAGTACGACCGGCACGTCGCCGCCCGACGCCGCCATCTGTGA